Proteins found in one Allorhizobium pseudoryzae genomic segment:
- a CDS encoding GlxA family transcriptional regulator has protein sequence MSTPGTTVPVLMVVPPHALLLDIAGPMEVLRYANQHQDALRFDYSYVSAEPQQVTSIGLSLTGLQPLPEALPENALLVVSGATTLVPHPAETAIERARLARWMRQVVRPDTRIVSICSGALLVAEAGLLEGRACTTHADCIADLRRLAPTATVLENRLYVEDGSVFSSAGISTGIDLMLHIVAQMTSAPVALAAARKMVIYLRRSGSDPQISPWLSGRNHVHPAIHAVQDAIMADPAADWSVARLANIGHLSERHLSRLFREHTGLSIIDYVNLMRVTLARDIISQSMLDLENVAARTGFASARHLRRIWRQHYDQPPSLIRANQVRASVMRLST, from the coding sequence ATGAGCACGCCCGGCACCACCGTCCCGGTCCTCATGGTGGTGCCGCCGCATGCGCTGCTGCTCGATATCGCAGGGCCGATGGAGGTCCTGCGCTACGCCAACCAGCATCAGGATGCGCTCCGCTTCGACTATTCCTATGTCTCCGCTGAACCGCAGCAGGTGACCTCCATCGGCCTGTCGCTGACCGGCCTTCAACCGCTGCCGGAGGCCTTGCCGGAGAACGCGCTCCTCGTCGTCTCCGGCGCCACGACGCTGGTGCCGCACCCGGCGGAGACCGCCATCGAGCGCGCCCGTCTTGCCCGCTGGATGCGCCAGGTGGTGCGGCCGGACACGCGCATCGTCAGCATCTGCTCCGGCGCGCTTCTGGTGGCGGAAGCCGGGCTGCTGGAAGGCCGCGCCTGCACCACGCATGCCGATTGCATCGCCGATCTGCGCCGCCTCGCGCCCACCGCGACCGTGCTCGAAAACCGGCTTTATGTCGAAGACGGGTCGGTGTTTTCCAGCGCCGGCATTTCCACCGGCATCGACCTCATGCTGCACATCGTCGCCCAGATGACCTCCGCCCCGGTCGCGCTCGCCGCGGCACGCAAAATGGTGATCTATCTGAGGCGGAGCGGCAGCGATCCGCAGATTTCGCCCTGGCTCTCCGGCCGCAACCACGTGCATCCGGCCATCCACGCCGTGCAGGATGCGATCATGGCCGACCCCGCCGCCGACTGGTCGGTGGCGCGGCTCGCGAACATCGGCCATCTCAGCGAACGGCATTTGTCGCGCCTGTTTCGCGAACACACCGGTCTCTCGATCATCGATTACGTCAACCTGATGCGGGTCACGCTGGCGCGCGACATCATCAGCCAGTCGATGCTCGATCTCGAAAATGTCGCCGCCCGCACCGGCTTTGCCTCGGCGCGCCACCTGCGCCGCATCTGGCGCCAGCATTACGACCAGCCGCCCAGCCTTATCCGGGCAAATCAGGTGCGCGCAAGCGTCATGCGTTTATCCACCTGA